The DNA region AAACTACCTCATAATCAACATGAAACATAAAAACAAGTATGGACAAAGCATGGACAAGCATCAAAAAACGCTTCAAATAATTATAGAATTCACATTTATAAACTTTTATAATACAAAGCTTAAATTATTGTTTTTCAAATACTTACAAATTAAAATTTATATAGCATCTTCCTACAATGTATAGACTAGACATGGACCAGCGTATTTTGGTGATGGACAAATCCTATTTAGCAAGCTCATTTCTTTTTATCTTTCCCATACCTAATCCAACCGTTATGAACCTGAATATCAAACTACTCCTTCTTTTCTATCTTTATTGTTCCGCCTGTTTTTCACAAAACCGACAGCAAGAATTGGACAGTCTTATCCAACGTTCCCAGGGTTTACCGGATAATATTGAAAAGGCACAGGTGCTTTCACGAATTCATGAACGAATGATGTTTATGGATAACGAGGGTGCTTTGCTTTATGCACGTGAAGCATTTGACCTCGCCAACCGAATAAATTATGATAGAGGTGTTGCCAATGGCTATTTACAGTTTGGCAATTACTACTACAATCAATCCAAAAATGATTCTGCAGCCTTTTTTCACAATAAGGCCTTGAACGCCTTTAAAGAAATAAAATCCATTAAAGGACAGATTTTTGCCTTACACTCCCTCGCCACCATTCAACGGGAATCAGGAGATTTTGATAAAGCTATTGAAACTACCCAGTCCATTCTAAATATGTATACCGAAGAAAATAGGAGTAATTCCGATTTGGGAAATTTCGATTTAAGAGGATCGGAATATGAAGTTTTGGGAGGAATCTATTTTGAAAAAGGCAACTATTTAATTGCTGTGGAACACACCTTAAAATCCCTCAGGTTTTTTGAAAAAAAAGGAGATGAAGTACGAAAGGCCGATGCTTTAAAACAATTAGCTGATATTGAATTTCAGCAACAGAATTATGCTTCTAGCTTAGACTACGCCACTAAGGCCATTGCTATTTACAAAGAAAACAATGACAAAATATACTCTAGTTATGCCTTAAACACAGCTGGTTTGGCTACTGAAAAACTTGGCGATATTGGAAAATCAAAAGAACTACTAGAAGAATCATTGGAGCTTGCCAAAGAAATGAACATACAGAGCATGATGGCCACCTCCTTAAATGATTTGGGCAGATTGGAGTACAAACAAGGGGATTATTTAAAGGCTTTTCCCCTATTGGAAGCATCTATTGAAATAGCCAAAAAAGAAGACATTAAATTGAATCTGACCGCCGCCCTTCACGAAATGGCCAATTTAAAAATGGCCCAAAATGAATATCAAAGTGCGTTGACCCATATCAATGAGGTAATTGCCATTTCGGAAGAAATAGAAGCCTTACCTACGTTAAGGGATGCCCTAAAAACAAAAGCCGAAATACAAAAGCTTATGGGCAACACGAATGGCGCATATGCCAATTTTAGTAGGTACGCCACTATTAACGACAGCCTTTATTCCAACCGAAAAGCGCAACAAATAGCAGAACTGAAAACCATTTACGAAACCGAAAAAAAAGAGGCGGCATTGGCTTTACAGGAAGAGGAAATAGCCGTGCTCAATGAAAAGGTAAAAGTGGATAAACTCACCAAAGGCCTGTACGCCGGAGGAATGGTGGCATTTATAGTTATATCCGGACTGTTGTACTTCGGATTCCAGCAGCGGATCAAAAAGAATAGGATAGCCCGCGAAAAACAAGAAGCCATCTACCAACAGGAAATTGAGCACAAACAAAAGGAACTGGCCAGCCAAACCCTGCACCTGGTACAAAAGAATACATTTATACAGGAGTTGATGGAGAATCTGGAGAACGTTAAAAACTCCCCTGATAAGTTTAAGACCGAATTTAGGCGTATGGTCATGCTCTTAAAAAAGGAAAATGCATCGGATAAAGATTGGGAGGTCTTTAAAACCTATTTCTCTGAAGTGCACAATGATTTTGACCAAAAGCTGAAGACCATCTATGCCGAAATCAGTGAAAAGGAAATACGATTGGCCGCCTTTTTACGTATGAACCTGACGACCAAAGAGATTGCCACCACTTTAAATGTCTTGCCCGATAGCATTCTAAAATCTAAATACCGATTAAAAAAGAAATTGGGGCTGGAAAAGGAAACAGACCTGAACACTTTTTTAAATGCACTATGAGAACTTAAATTATTTCAGCGTTTTTGTTCTACAAACCCTTACTAAAGCCCATTAAAGTGTCATCTATATTGAGAGGCGGAGTAGAAATTTTATATAAAACAACCCCCGATACCTTGCACTAATTACTAAATACGACTTTGCTCCTAACACCTAACTCCTTCATCATAAATACCTAACTTGCAACTAATTATTTATCAATCAATTACAATCATGATCTTAAAAAAAATAGGTCAATTTATACTAGCTACATTATTTGTGGGCATAACACATGCGCAAACCAACGATTCCATTTCCAAAAAACTCACTAGTGAATTACAGCAAATTTCAGCTAACGGAAATTTAGTTGGTTTTTCGGTGGCCATAGTCAATGAAGATGGCACGCTCTATGAAGACGGATTTGGCTTTGCCGACAAAAAAGTAAATAAAAAGTATACAGAAAATACCCTACAGAATATAGCATCGATATCTAAAACCTTCATTGGTGTGGCTTTGTTAAAAGCGCAAGAGTTGGGTAAGCTAACCTTAGATGATCCTATCAATGACTATCTGCCTTTTAAAGTGGTGCATCCTAAATTTAAGAATACGCCTATTACCATTCGCCAATTGGCAAGTCATACTTCGGGGATTAAGGATCCAGCAGAATATGAGGGTAAAGGGTATATATTAAAAGATGCCGAAAACGGCGCTGCTAAGGTCAACGCCAATTTTCGTGATCCTAGTAAAATGATGCCCCTTGGCGATTATTTAAAAGCTATTTTAAGTACCGATGGACAATGGTACAAAAAGAAAACCTTTTCTAAATACCCACCTGGTGGTATGTTCAATTATTCTAATATAGGTGCTGGTTTGGCGGCATATGTGCTAGAGCAAGCAACGGGAGCATCGTTTCCGGAGTTTACCGAGAAACATATTTTTGACCCTTTGAATCTGAATGGTTCCGGATGGTCTTTTGATACCATAGACTTTTCAAAACATTCAAAATTATACGCCGATGCGGATACCGAACTTGCCTTTTATAGATTGATCAATTATCCCGATGGTGGCTTGATCACCTCTTCTCACGATTTGGCAAAATATCTAACTGAAATTATAAAAGGTTATGCTGGTAACGGAACAATTTTATCCGCAGAAAGCTATAAAGAGCTATTTACACCGCAGTTAACAGACGAGAACCATAAAGACCGTAGCGATAGGGAGTATAATGACGAATACAATATGGGGGTATTTATGGGCATGTCATCAAAAGGGCAAATTGGGCATACAGGCGGAGACCCTAGTGTAGTCACCCATATGTTCTTCAATGAAAACACAAAGACCGGTAAGCTGTTATTGGTCAATACAGATTTAGACAAAAAAAGCGTTCAAGACTTTATTGCTATTTGGAGGGCGCTGATGGCGCATGAAGATCAATTTTAGATAAATAGTACAGCATGAAAAATGAAATCAATACCATTTGGCTAGACCTTAATGAAGAATTGTATCATTTCATTTTTGGCAAGATCAAAGATGAACAAGTGTCAAAAGACATTCACCAAGAGGTATTCTTGAAAATACAGACGAAGATCCATCAATTGCAGCATACCTCTAAATTGACTTCTTGGGTGTATCAAATTACTAGAAATACGATTATAGATTATTTTAGAAAACAGGGTAAAACCACTTCGAGTATAGATGGTATAGAGCTGGCAGAAGAACAGTCAGATGATTTTGATTATGCCAAGCTCACCAATTGCATCAATCAGAAAATAGGCGAGTTATCGGCGCAACATAAAGAAGCCATTATATTGACCACCTTTCAAGAATACTCGCAAAAAGAGCTGGCCAAGCATTTAAACATCTCGTATTCGGGCACAAAATCAAGGGTACAAAAAGCTAGGGACATATTAAAGGTACAGCTGCTTTCTTGCCCCAATGTAATAGCTGACCGAACAGGAAAATTGCTCGATTTTGAAAATAACGAAGAATAGCTACGTCTTTTTTTAAAGTTTACCGTCTATCTGATATAATCTTAAAAAAATTATGATGGACGAATTAAAAAAAGTAACCGTACAAATACTAAATGCCTTTACAGAAAATGATAAAGGCGGCAACCCGGCAGGTGTAGTTTTAGATGCAGATGCACTATCTCATCAAGACAAATTACATGTTGCCAAAAAAGTGGGGCTCTCTGAAACCGCTTTTATTTCTAGATC from Zobellia alginiliquefaciens includes:
- a CDS encoding serine hydrolase domain-containing protein, producing the protein MILKKIGQFILATLFVGITHAQTNDSISKKLTSELQQISANGNLVGFSVAIVNEDGTLYEDGFGFADKKVNKKYTENTLQNIASISKTFIGVALLKAQELGKLTLDDPINDYLPFKVVHPKFKNTPITIRQLASHTSGIKDPAEYEGKGYILKDAENGAAKVNANFRDPSKMMPLGDYLKAILSTDGQWYKKKTFSKYPPGGMFNYSNIGAGLAAYVLEQATGASFPEFTEKHIFDPLNLNGSGWSFDTIDFSKHSKLYADADTELAFYRLINYPDGGLITSSHDLAKYLTEIIKGYAGNGTILSAESYKELFTPQLTDENHKDRSDREYNDEYNMGVFMGMSSKGQIGHTGGDPSVVTHMFFNENTKTGKLLLVNTDLDKKSVQDFIAIWRALMAHEDQF
- a CDS encoding sigma-70 family RNA polymerase sigma factor, with amino-acid sequence MKNEINTIWLDLNEELYHFIFGKIKDEQVSKDIHQEVFLKIQTKIHQLQHTSKLTSWVYQITRNTIIDYFRKQGKTTSSIDGIELAEEQSDDFDYAKLTNCINQKIGELSAQHKEAIILTTFQEYSQKELAKHLNISYSGTKSRVQKARDILKVQLLSCPNVIADRTGKLLDFENNEE
- a CDS encoding tetratricopeptide repeat protein, whose protein sequence is MYRLDMDQRILVMDKSYLASSFLFIFPIPNPTVMNLNIKLLLLFYLYCSACFSQNRQQELDSLIQRSQGLPDNIEKAQVLSRIHERMMFMDNEGALLYAREAFDLANRINYDRGVANGYLQFGNYYYNQSKNDSAAFFHNKALNAFKEIKSIKGQIFALHSLATIQRESGDFDKAIETTQSILNMYTEENRSNSDLGNFDLRGSEYEVLGGIYFEKGNYLIAVEHTLKSLRFFEKKGDEVRKADALKQLADIEFQQQNYASSLDYATKAIAIYKENNDKIYSSYALNTAGLATEKLGDIGKSKELLEESLELAKEMNIQSMMATSLNDLGRLEYKQGDYLKAFPLLEASIEIAKKEDIKLNLTAALHEMANLKMAQNEYQSALTHINEVIAISEEIEALPTLRDALKTKAEIQKLMGNTNGAYANFSRYATINDSLYSNRKAQQIAELKTIYETEKKEAALALQEEEIAVLNEKVKVDKLTKGLYAGGMVAFIVISGLLYFGFQQRIKKNRIAREKQEAIYQQEIEHKQKELASQTLHLVQKNTFIQELMENLENVKNSPDKFKTEFRRMVMLLKKENASDKDWEVFKTYFSEVHNDFDQKLKTIYAEISEKEIRLAAFLRMNLTTKEIATTLNVLPDSILKSKYRLKKKLGLEKETDLNTFLNAL